The Flavobacterium piscisymbiosum genome includes a region encoding these proteins:
- a CDS encoding SDR family oxidoreductase: protein MKKTKTFPEQKQNLPGNEHLMHPEPEVIRENYVGSGKLLGKVAFITGGDSGIGRSVAVHFAREGANIAIVYLKEDKDAKDTKALIEKEGRECLIISGDLKDEKFCKSAVKKCHTHFKKLNIVVNNAAVQFPQTELEDITAAQLHKTFETNIYPYFYITKAALPFLEEGDTIINTSSVTAYRGSEHLADYASTKGAIVSFTRSLSTMLARKKIRVNGVAPGPIWTPLIVASFDNLSDFGKDNPMERAGQPSEVAPAYVFLACEDSSYITGQFIHINGGEMIGG from the coding sequence ATGAAAAAGACGAAAACATTTCCCGAACAAAAACAAAACCTTCCGGGCAACGAACATCTAATGCATCCGGAACCTGAAGTAATAAGAGAAAACTATGTTGGAAGCGGAAAACTTTTAGGAAAAGTAGCTTTTATAACCGGAGGCGATAGCGGTATTGGACGAAGTGTTGCCGTACATTTTGCCCGAGAAGGTGCCAATATTGCCATTGTTTACCTTAAAGAAGACAAAGATGCCAAAGATACCAAAGCACTAATTGAAAAAGAAGGGCGAGAATGCCTGATTATTAGTGGAGATTTGAAGGATGAGAAATTTTGCAAAAGTGCCGTAAAAAAATGCCATACGCACTTTAAAAAACTAAACATTGTAGTAAATAATGCCGCAGTACAATTCCCTCAAACCGAACTGGAAGACATAACCGCCGCACAACTTCATAAAACATTCGAAACCAATATATATCCTTATTTTTATATTACAAAAGCCGCGCTTCCATTTTTAGAAGAAGGCGATACTATAATCAATACAAGTTCAGTCACAGCGTATCGCGGCAGCGAACATCTTGCAGATTACGCCAGTACAAAAGGTGCAATTGTAAGTTTTACCAGATCATTATCGACCATGCTTGCCAGGAAAAAAATCCGTGTAAACGGAGTAGCTCCCGGCCCAATATGGACTCCGCTGATTGTGGCGAGTTTCGATAATTTATCTGATTTTGGAAAAGACAATCCAATGGAAAGAGCCGGTCAGCCCTCTGAAGTTGCTCCGGCTTATGTATTCCTGGCTTGCGAAGACAGCAGTTATATCACCGGACAATTTATTCATATTAATGGCGGTGAAATGATTGGGGGATAG
- a CDS encoding PAS domain S-box protein, with protein sequence MSTKNHDFLAKGGEMGALTRAKNWSKSSIGPVESWPQSLRTTLGILLNSKFPMFLFWGQDHICFYNDAYRPSLGNDGKHPAILGQKGAEYWPEIWDFIKPLIDQVLIEGEATWHEDQLLPIYRNGKMEDVYWTFSYSPVNDDEGKINGVLVICDETTSKVNIRKKLENSNERYRNNILQTPNAMCIFSGKDYVVEIANELMLEIWERKIEEVINRPIFEALPEVTGQGLEDVLLNVYNTGERFTAYELPVKLTRKGKIVNTFINVVYEALKESDGTISGIVAIANDVTIQVIARTAVEESEKRFRNTVKQLPLGIAILKGADLIVEMANATYLQIIDKTEEDILDKPVFTTVPESRDTVYPLLSKVYEDGIPYYSDELEVTLNRYGKQEVCYFNLVFHPLKEENNIVGVIIVTHEVTKAVKARYLLTQSEKAFRNLVMDSPIAMAIFRGKDHIIEMANNTMMKTIWQKKKKETIGKPIIEVFPELLEQKYPELLDQVILNKKIVRENEAVAYVNIKGKLKKFYLDYQYTPLLEKEGEASGVMVTVNDVTSKVEARKKVEDAEERARLAVEIAEIATWDVNLATQDLIYSENLGPIFGHDKTVKITRAEIRSQIYPDDQPILEEAYKVALKTSIYKYEARVIKPDDSISWIKAHGKIFFDEDNNPVKMLGTIMDITDEKNSQETLIKSEEKFRLLADSMPQHIWTSDALGNLNYFNESVYTYSGIPVDEIEKKGWLQIVHPEDREANVNGWMEAIKTGNDFLLEHRFRRYDGEYRWQLSRAMAQKDAEGKIQMWVGTSTDIQDQKDFTSKLEKEVQERTAQLELKNKDLINMNIELQSFAYISSHDLQEPLRKIQTFASRLSDLDEQNISAKAKTYLSRIEVSAKRMQTLIQDLLEYSRTNSAERIFVKTNLDDIAEEILSDFSDRIEEKNARVNFHPLGEVTIIPFQFRQLLHNLVGNALKFSKKNVTPVIEISAERIKGKSIKQDVNYPERIYYHLKISDNGIGFEAEYKERIFEVFKRLNTETEFAGTGIGLAIVKKIVENHKGIITASGEKGQGATFDIYIPEL encoded by the coding sequence ATGAGTACTAAAAATCACGATTTTCTTGCCAAAGGAGGCGAAATGGGCGCGCTAACACGTGCTAAAAACTGGAGCAAATCTTCGATTGGTCCTGTTGAATCATGGCCGCAAAGTTTGCGTACTACTTTAGGAATACTTTTAAACTCAAAGTTCCCAATGTTCTTGTTTTGGGGACAGGATCATATTTGTTTTTATAATGATGCCTATCGTCCAAGTCTTGGAAACGATGGAAAACATCCTGCTATATTGGGGCAAAAAGGCGCCGAATATTGGCCGGAAATATGGGATTTTATAAAACCATTAATCGATCAGGTGCTTATCGAAGGCGAAGCAACCTGGCACGAAGACCAACTTTTGCCTATTTACAGAAACGGAAAAATGGAAGATGTTTACTGGACCTTTAGTTACAGTCCTGTAAACGATGATGAAGGAAAAATAAATGGCGTTCTGGTTATTTGCGATGAAACCACCAGCAAAGTTAACATTCGTAAAAAACTGGAAAACAGTAATGAACGTTATCGCAATAATATTTTGCAAACTCCTAATGCCATGTGCATTTTTAGTGGAAAAGATTATGTTGTAGAAATTGCAAACGAACTGATGCTCGAAATTTGGGAGCGAAAAATTGAAGAAGTCATCAACAGGCCAATTTTTGAAGCATTGCCGGAAGTGACCGGTCAGGGATTAGAAGATGTTTTACTGAACGTTTATAACACAGGAGAACGATTTACTGCTTATGAACTTCCGGTGAAACTAACCAGAAAAGGCAAGATTGTAAACACGTTTATTAATGTGGTTTATGAAGCACTAAAAGAGTCAGACGGAACTATATCAGGAATTGTTGCCATTGCAAATGATGTTACGATACAGGTAATCGCCAGAACGGCCGTTGAGGAAAGCGAAAAGCGATTTAGAAATACCGTAAAACAGCTTCCGCTTGGGATTGCCATTCTTAAAGGCGCTGATCTGATTGTCGAAATGGCTAATGCTACTTATCTTCAGATAATCGATAAAACAGAAGAAGACATTCTGGACAAACCCGTTTTCACTACTGTTCCTGAAAGTAGAGATACGGTCTATCCATTGCTTTCAAAAGTTTATGAAGACGGAATTCCTTACTATTCAGATGAACTAGAGGTTACTTTAAATCGTTATGGCAAACAGGAAGTTTGTTATTTTAATCTTGTTTTTCATCCTTTAAAAGAGGAAAATAATATTGTGGGGGTTATTATTGTGACCCACGAAGTTACTAAAGCCGTAAAAGCGCGTTATCTATTGACACAAAGCGAAAAAGCTTTTCGTAATTTAGTTATGGATTCTCCTATTGCAATGGCCATTTTTAGAGGAAAAGACCATATTATCGAAATGGCCAATAATACCATGATGAAAACCATCTGGCAGAAAAAGAAAAAAGAAACTATTGGAAAACCCATCATTGAGGTATTCCCCGAATTATTAGAACAAAAATATCCTGAATTACTGGATCAGGTTATATTAAACAAGAAAATTGTTCGCGAAAATGAAGCTGTTGCTTATGTAAATATTAAAGGAAAACTTAAGAAGTTTTATCTTGATTATCAATATACTCCGTTACTGGAAAAAGAAGGAGAAGCGTCTGGAGTTATGGTTACGGTAAATGATGTAACCTCAAAAGTTGAAGCCCGAAAAAAGGTCGAAGATGCCGAAGAACGCGCCAGATTAGCGGTTGAAATTGCCGAAATTGCAACTTGGGATGTCAATCTTGCGACTCAGGATTTAATATACTCAGAAAACCTTGGTCCTATTTTTGGGCATGATAAAACGGTAAAAATAACACGAGCAGAAATTCGAAGTCAGATTTATCCTGATGATCAGCCTATTTTAGAAGAAGCGTATAAGGTGGCTCTTAAAACCAGTATTTACAAATATGAGGCACGAGTTATTAAACCTGATGATTCTATTAGCTGGATAAAAGCTCACGGTAAGATATTTTTTGACGAAGATAATAATCCAGTAAAAATGCTGGGTACCATAATGGATATTACTGACGAAAAAAACAGCCAGGAAACTTTGATTAAAAGCGAAGAAAAATTCAGATTGCTTGCTGATTCTATGCCACAGCATATCTGGACAAGTGATGCGCTGGGAAATTTGAATTATTTTAATGAATCTGTTTATACCTATTCCGGAATTCCTGTTGATGAAATTGAAAAAAAAGGCTGGCTGCAAATTGTACATCCAGAAGATCGCGAAGCCAATGTTAATGGTTGGATGGAAGCCATAAAAACCGGAAATGACTTTTTATTAGAGCATCGTTTTCGTCGTTATGATGGCGAATACAGGTGGCAATTAAGCAGGGCGATGGCTCAGAAAGATGCTGAAGGAAAAATTCAAATGTGGGTTGGTACGAGCACGGATATTCAGGACCAAAAAGATTTTACCTCGAAACTTGAAAAAGAAGTTCAGGAACGTACAGCACAACTTGAACTTAAAAATAAGGATCTGATTAATATGAATATCGAGCTGCAGTCTTTCGCTTATATTTCGAGCCACGATTTGCAGGAACCGTTACGTAAAATTCAAACTTTTGCCAGTCGATTATCTGATTTAGACGAGCAGAATATTTCGGCGAAAGCCAAAACTTATTTAAGCCGTATTGAAGTTTCCGCCAAAAGAATGCAGACTTTAATTCAGGATTTATTAGAATATTCCAGAACCAACTCTGCCGAAAGAATCTTTGTAAAAACGAACTTAGATGATATTGCAGAGGAAATACTAAGTGATTTCTCTGACCGTATCGAGGAAAAAAACGCTCGCGTTAATTTTCATCCTTTGGGTGAAGTCACAATTATTCCGTTTCAGTTTAGGCAATTGCTGCATAATCTGGTGGGAAATGCTCTTAAATTTTCTAAGAAGAATGTTACTCCGGTAATTGAGATTAGTGCGGAAAGAATCAAAGGAAAAAGTATTAAACAGGATGTAAACTATCCTGAAAGAATTTACTATCATCTTAAAATTTCAGATAACGGAATTGGTTTTGAAGCCGAATACAAAGAACGTATTTTCGAAGTTTTTAAACGTCTGAATACAGAAACTGAATTTGCAGGAACCGGAATTGGCCTTGCAATTGTAAAAAAGATTGTAGAAAACCATAAAGGAATTATCACGGCAAGTGGCGAAAAAGGCCAAGGCGCCACTTTTGATATTTATATTCCTGAATTATAA
- a CDS encoding hybrid sensor histidine kinase/response regulator, with protein sequence MVLIVDDIKANIIALKKTLELHDIDVDTAESGEEALKKILKTDYCLIIMDVQMPGLDGFEVVKILSGNKRTKDIPVIFLSALNIEKKYIFKGYETGAVEYITKPVDSDLLILKVKTFLKLYEQQRELKGIKELLSKEIIIRKEAQDNLEIKIAERTKELVLKNEELEMKNHELQQFSWVVSHDLNEPIRKIQIFIKIIKELYLADDAKAVDYVNRTIKSAERMQTLITDLLAYSRLSSQVKPEVTDLNVVLQEVLSDFDYLIERKNATIKSNELPTIDSIPSQLRQVFQNLIGNALKFSGNSQHPLIEITSEIILDKSFESPTSPEGKFCRITVKDNGIGFDEIYLDRIFIIFQSLNDRQSYEGTGIGLAIAKKIIEKHNGLITAKSQVGQGASFIIILPLKYE encoded by the coding sequence ATGGTATTAATCGTTGACGATATAAAGGCAAATATTATTGCCTTGAAGAAAACATTAGAGCTACATGATATTGATGTAGATACTGCCGAGTCTGGTGAAGAAGCCCTTAAAAAAATTTTAAAGACAGATTATTGCCTGATCATCATGGATGTTCAGATGCCGGGACTTGACGGTTTTGAAGTCGTGAAAATTCTCTCGGGTAATAAACGAACCAAAGACATTCCGGTTATTTTTCTATCGGCGCTTAATATCGAAAAAAAGTATATTTTTAAAGGATATGAAACCGGAGCTGTCGAATACATTACCAAACCTGTCGACAGTGATTTGCTGATTTTGAAAGTAAAAACCTTTTTAAAACTATACGAACAGCAAAGAGAATTAAAAGGCATAAAAGAACTTCTTTCTAAAGAGATTATCATAAGAAAAGAAGCTCAGGATAATCTCGAAATTAAAATCGCTGAAAGAACCAAAGAACTGGTTTTGAAAAACGAAGAATTAGAGATGAAAAATCACGAACTGCAGCAATTTTCCTGGGTAGTTTCGCACGATTTAAATGAACCCATAAGAAAGATCCAAATCTTTATAAAAATCATCAAAGAACTTTATCTGGCCGATGACGCAAAGGCAGTTGATTATGTAAATCGTACCATAAAATCGGCTGAAAGAATGCAGACTTTAATTACCGATTTATTGGCTTACTCAAGATTATCGTCGCAGGTAAAACCCGAAGTAACAGATTTGAATGTGGTACTGCAGGAAGTTTTATCTGATTTTGATTATTTAATCGAAAGAAAAAACGCTACTATAAAATCGAATGAACTTCCTACGATAGATAGTATTCCGAGTCAACTAAGGCAGGTTTTTCAGAATTTGATAGGGAATGCCTTAAAATTCTCCGGAAATTCGCAACATCCCTTAATCGAAATAACTTCGGAAATCATTTTGGATAAATCGTTTGAGAGTCCAACTTCCCCGGAAGGGAAATTTTGCAGAATTACAGTAAAAGATAACGGAATTGGTTTTGATGAAATTTATCTGGACAGGATATTTATTATTTTCCAAAGTTTAAACGATCGCCAGTCATACGAAGGAACCGGAATAGGATTGGCAATTGCAAAAAAAATCATAGAAAAACACAACGGATTAATTACGGCAAAAAGTCAGGTAGGACAGGGCGCAAGCTTTATTATCATCCTCCCTTTAAAATACGAATAA
- a CDS encoding response regulator has protein sequence MTDFTIFYTDDDEDDLSIFTDAVESLPKKIQLQTYSGGEKLLNAIYNPPPTPHIVFLDLNMPGKNGFDVLTELRSSEMKNDIPVIIFSTSNEPSIIERCRALGANYFITKPVLMKDIVKSIEHALEIDWEKFNPTDKNFVYKT, from the coding sequence ATGACTGATTTTACTATATTTTATACTGATGATGACGAAGATGATTTGAGCATTTTTACCGATGCAGTAGAATCATTACCAAAAAAAATACAACTTCAGACCTATTCTGGAGGCGAAAAGTTACTGAATGCTATCTACAATCCGCCGCCAACACCACATATAGTTTTTTTAGATTTGAATATGCCGGGTAAAAACGGATTTGATGTATTGACTGAATTGAGAAGTTCAGAAATGAAAAATGACATTCCGGTAATTATTTTCTCGACTTCAAATGAACCAAGTATAATCGAAAGATGTCGTGCATTAGGGGCTAATTACTTCATAACAAAGCCTGTTTTAATGAAAGATATTGTAAAATCTATCGAACATGCGCTGGAAATCGATTGGGAAAAATTCAATCCAACCGATAAAAACTTTGTTTATAAAACTTAG
- a CDS encoding SemiSWEET family sugar transporter, whose amino-acid sequence MNLIDIVGLFAGTCVTISVVPQIIKVWKTKKVKQISLKTFGILTFGILVWIIYGILKKDLPIIITNSVSLCLNLIMVYFIIYYEKES is encoded by the coding sequence ATGAACTTAATAGATATTGTTGGACTCTTCGCCGGAACCTGTGTTACAATATCAGTGGTTCCGCAGATTATTAAAGTCTGGAAAACTAAAAAAGTGAAACAAATATCACTTAAAACCTTTGGTATACTCACTTTCGGGATTTTGGTTTGGATTATTTATGGCATTTTAAAAAAAGATTTGCCTATCATAATTACCAACAGCGTCTCGTTATGCCTGAATTTGATTATGGTGTATTTTATTATTTATTATGAGAAAGAGAGTTAG
- a CDS encoding pyridoxamine 5'-phosphate oxidase family protein, with protein sequence MGDHKDLTNEFAVDKIKDLAENIKTCMFCTYNEYRLQSRPMSVQKIDDLGQLWFLSDRNSSHNAEISLNPQVELFFSEPHDKFLTLHGTASISYDRETIKELYDPIVKVWMPEGEDDPNLSVIKVVPEDGYYWNNKNGKMVAIAKMATAFVTGKTMDDGIEGTLKL encoded by the coding sequence ATGGGAGATCATAAAGACCTTACGAACGAATTTGCTGTAGATAAAATAAAAGATCTGGCAGAAAACATTAAAACGTGTATGTTTTGCACTTATAACGAATACAGATTACAATCAAGACCAATGTCTGTTCAAAAAATTGATGATTTAGGTCAGCTTTGGTTTTTATCCGACAGAAACAGCAGTCATAACGCTGAGATTAGCCTTAATCCTCAGGTAGAGTTATTTTTCTCTGAACCACACGATAAATTTCTAACCTTACACGGAACCGCAAGTATCTCGTACGACAGGGAAACAATCAAAGAATTATACGATCCTATTGTGAAAGTTTGGATGCCGGAAGGCGAAGATGATCCGAATTTAAGTGTTATAAAAGTAGTTCCGGAAGACGGTTATTACTGGAATAACAAAAACGGAAAAATGGTCGCAATTGCTAAAATGGCCACTGCTTTTGTAACCGGAAAAACAATGGATGACGGTATTGAAGGTACCTTGAAATTGTAG